A genomic window from Oceanobacillus timonensis includes:
- a CDS encoding DNA topoisomerase: MKLILAEKPSVAKNIADALNIKTKKDGYFEGDNYIITWAFGHLVELYDAKDYDVKMRSWKMDNFPFIPSEFKYKVKSNPRNRAQTDGGAAKQLKIIHSLMKRSDVEIIISACDYDREGQLIADSIIYRGGKKPKAKVYRLLLNEWTQKEVLQGLENLKPNDTMQPLRDAGVSRQWADWVIGINLTSVATLKYQQGKSKALNIGRVLLPTLKIIYDRDQEIKNFKPEDYFKLTATFQTAENQEYEGTYTENKEDKFKKKELLEPINEVIQNKQAVITDKQVEKKKEFPPFLFNLSNLQGFITNKYKGWTSDKVLKVAQSLYEKKLITYPRTPSTALEESLVGKTAHVLKVHSEDLPYKDEIKFMKTKRVFNNAKVESHSAIIPTYMKPKRLSADEGIVYTAIKNRFIMQFMPIAEYEETKLTTTIAEVDLPGVFQSKGKVQLVEGWKKVEKIQSKDTLLPDVSKEERVHVAGAEVTSHVTKPPKHHTERTLLRVMETCGKNYKEDENEEEPDSILAGFSIGTAATRAETIKKLKDVGYITSESKHLHCTELGNRLVETFPVKNLFDLEFTGRLEKGLSDIQKGQGSKQEFLRLIFHFTTDSVETIKHGEDVTINKVTSTRATNEVLGTCPACGGKVTDGYKAFGCSNWKKGCRFAIWKNDKYLASMRKKPTKTMVKKLLKDKKVFVKGLTSKKGKKFNAYLSYEKNKDNDYYSWEMAFSQGASQK; the protein is encoded by the coding sequence ATGAAATTAATTTTAGCAGAAAAACCATCTGTCGCAAAAAATATTGCAGACGCATTAAACATAAAAACCAAGAAAGATGGCTACTTTGAAGGGGATAACTATATCATTACCTGGGCGTTTGGCCATCTTGTCGAGTTATATGATGCAAAGGACTATGACGTGAAAATGCGCAGTTGGAAGATGGATAATTTTCCGTTTATTCCTTCTGAATTTAAATATAAAGTGAAAAGTAATCCCAGAAATCGGGCGCAGACAGACGGAGGGGCTGCCAAACAGTTAAAGATCATTCATTCTCTTATGAAGCGAAGTGACGTGGAAATCATTATTTCAGCGTGTGATTATGACCGGGAAGGACAGCTGATTGCAGATAGTATTATCTACCGGGGCGGGAAGAAACCAAAAGCCAAAGTATATCGGCTGCTGTTGAACGAATGGACACAAAAAGAAGTATTGCAAGGCTTGGAAAACCTCAAACCGAATGATACGATGCAGCCATTACGGGATGCTGGAGTCAGCAGACAATGGGCCGATTGGGTTATTGGTATTAATTTGACATCGGTAGCAACATTAAAATATCAGCAAGGGAAAAGCAAGGCCTTGAATATTGGGAGAGTTCTTCTTCCGACATTAAAAATTATTTATGATCGTGATCAAGAGATTAAAAACTTCAAGCCGGAAGATTATTTTAAGCTGACAGCAACATTTCAGACTGCAGAAAATCAGGAATATGAAGGTACTTACACGGAAAATAAAGAAGATAAATTTAAGAAAAAAGAATTGTTGGAGCCAATAAACGAAGTCATACAAAACAAACAAGCAGTCATTACAGATAAACAAGTGGAGAAGAAAAAGGAATTTCCCCCGTTTTTATTTAACTTATCGAATCTGCAAGGGTTTATAACGAATAAATACAAGGGATGGACTTCGGATAAAGTACTAAAGGTAGCGCAGTCCCTTTATGAGAAGAAGCTGATTACGTATCCACGTACGCCTAGTACGGCATTAGAGGAGAGTTTGGTTGGGAAAACGGCTCATGTGCTAAAAGTACATTCAGAAGACCTTCCTTATAAAGATGAAATAAAATTTATGAAAACCAAGCGTGTTTTTAACAATGCGAAAGTAGAAAGTCACAGTGCTATCATACCAACTTATATGAAGCCGAAACGACTGTCAGCAGATGAAGGAATTGTTTACACAGCCATTAAAAACCGCTTTATTATGCAATTTATGCCGATTGCTGAATATGAAGAAACAAAATTAACTACTACAATTGCAGAGGTGGATTTACCTGGCGTTTTCCAATCAAAAGGAAAAGTCCAACTCGTTGAAGGCTGGAAAAAAGTAGAGAAAATCCAGTCAAAAGATACGTTGTTGCCGGATGTGAGCAAAGAAGAGCGCGTCCATGTTGCAGGTGCTGAAGTTACTTCCCATGTAACCAAACCTCCAAAGCATCATACGGAAAGAACGTTGCTTCGTGTCATGGAGACATGCGGGAAAAATTATAAGGAAGATGAAAATGAAGAGGAACCGGACAGTATCTTAGCCGGATTCAGTATTGGTACAGCTGCAACAAGAGCAGAAACGATTAAAAAATTAAAAGATGTAGGTTACATTACATCAGAAAGTAAACATTTGCATTGTACAGAGCTTGGCAATCGTCTGGTAGAAACTTTTCCTGTGAAAAATTTATTTGATTTGGAGTTCACAGGCAGGCTTGAAAAAGGATTATCTGATATTCAAAAAGGGCAAGGGAGTAAGCAGGAATTTCTCCGTCTTATTTTTCACTTCACAACCGATTCCGTGGAAACAATCAAGCACGGAGAGGACGTTACAATTAATAAGGTAACGAGTACGCGGGCAACCAATGAAGTGTTAGGAACATGTCCGGCATGCGGCGGTAAGGTAACAGATGGCTATAAAGCCTTTGGCTGCAGCAATTGGAAGAAGGGCTGTAGATTTGCAATTTGGAAAAATGATAAATATTTGGCCTCGATGCGGAAGAAACCGACAAAAACAATGGTGAAGAAGTTATTGAAGGATAAAAAAGTCTTTGTGAAAGGTCTGACAAGTAAAAAAGGGAAGAAATTCAACGCCTATTTAAGTTATGAAAAAAATAAAGATAATGATTACTATAGCTGGGAAATGGCGTTCTCACAGGGAGCTTCTCAAAAATAG
- a CDS encoding metal-dependent hydrolase family protein, which translates to MTTILFTNAKVFTGNNTAFEAMDFMVDTKSGQFVQQETINAEQTIDLKGKYVMPGLINAHTHIMLDPFFKIGGLSSVSTAETGAVVNTYIAADNLNKLLKHGVTYLRDVGSSDNIDLQLSKLEKENKITAPGIIGSGPALVMTGGHGVELGWESDGVDEIRKHARTNIKNGARNIKVMATGGVSMDGETPDDVQLSSEEMRAAVDEAHHKGYTACAHAQGTEGIKNAIRAGVDSIEHGIYLDDEAMQMMLDNNTYLVPTLMAPWAISQHLENLPDFMVKKSLSVQEAHIESIGKAAKAGIPIAMGTDAGTAYNDFENGSAQELELMVNAGLTPLQALQSASVRAAELLKINDFAGSIESGKLADFIVIEENPLENITAIQGEKVVYKKGRKVE; encoded by the coding sequence ATGACAACCATTTTATTTACAAATGCCAAGGTATTTACCGGAAACAATACAGCGTTTGAAGCAATGGACTTTATGGTAGATACAAAATCAGGCCAATTTGTCCAACAAGAAACAATAAATGCAGAGCAAACTATCGACTTAAAAGGAAAATACGTGATGCCGGGTCTAATCAATGCACATACACATATAATGTTAGACCCCTTCTTTAAAATTGGAGGCCTTTCGTCTGTCAGTACTGCTGAAACTGGAGCAGTCGTAAACACGTATATTGCAGCAGACAATTTAAATAAACTCTTAAAACATGGTGTTACGTATTTACGAGATGTTGGTTCTTCTGACAACATCGATTTACAACTGTCTAAATTGGAAAAGGAAAACAAAATAACTGCACCCGGCATTATCGGGTCCGGTCCAGCCCTTGTGATGACTGGTGGACATGGTGTAGAACTAGGCTGGGAATCGGACGGCGTAGATGAAATTCGTAAACATGCCCGTACCAATATCAAAAACGGTGCACGAAATATCAAAGTCATGGCTACCGGCGGGGTAAGTATGGATGGAGAAACGCCTGATGATGTGCAGCTTAGCTCGGAAGAAATGCGCGCTGCAGTGGATGAAGCACATCATAAAGGCTATACGGCCTGCGCACATGCTCAAGGGACAGAAGGAATCAAAAACGCTATCCGAGCAGGCGTCGATTCGATTGAACATGGTATCTATTTAGATGATGAAGCCATGCAAATGATGCTCGATAACAACACATATCTTGTCCCAACATTAATGGCACCTTGGGCCATTAGTCAGCACTTGGAAAATCTGCCTGATTTCATGGTGAAAAAATCACTTTCGGTTCAGGAAGCGCATATTGAAAGCATCGGCAAAGCTGCCAAAGCTGGAATTCCCATTGCGATGGGAACGGATGCAGGAACAGCTTATAACGATTTTGAAAATGGCTCTGCCCAGGAGCTTGAACTGATGGTCAATGCGGGCTTAACACCTCTGCAAGCATTGCAGTCCGCTTCTGTTCGTGCGGCAGAATTGCTTAAAATCAACGACTTCGCCGGCTCCATTGAATCAGGAAAACTTGCTGATTTTATTGTGATAGAAGAAAACCCATTGGAGAATATTACAGCCATTCAAGGTGAGAAAGTGGTTTATAAAAAAGGAAGAAAAGTGGAATAA
- a CDS encoding helix-turn-helix domain-containing protein, producing MNARRDEEQELLWDTVEDLIRYDKLKAQAVLKAAIERLFMQLNMNTSFVSELQLSIQNGESIQEVRRLDSEIRKITVEYISESSYEMILNYIEKISEMTENPQVIYKKMLASIWINEANQPHYIMERKPVYLHEREEDGEDIIAGENVKKFYTTSEAANKLGLSDQTIRRMCEKGTFKKVYRSEGGHWRIHEDNFVTTKEQDDKANSILEHLDKKNQRAEDVDEFNL from the coding sequence ATGAACGCTAGAAGAGACGAAGAGCAAGAGCTTCTATGGGATACAGTTGAAGATTTAATTCGATATGATAAATTAAAAGCTCAAGCAGTATTAAAAGCGGCTATTGAAAGGTTATTTATGCAACTTAATATGAATACATCATTTGTTTCTGAATTACAGCTATCAATACAAAATGGAGAATCTATACAAGAGGTTAGACGTTTAGACAGTGAGATCAGAAAAATAACGGTCGAATATATCTCTGAATCATCCTATGAAATGATTTTAAATTATATTGAAAAAATTAGTGAAATGACGGAAAATCCACAAGTTATTTATAAAAAAATGCTGGCCTCCATATGGATAAATGAAGCAAATCAACCTCATTATATAATGGAAAGAAAACCAGTATATCTTCATGAACGAGAAGAAGACGGTGAAGATATTATTGCTGGAGAAAATGTGAAAAAGTTTTATACTACCAGTGAAGCAGCAAATAAATTAGGATTAAGTGATCAAACCATACGCAGAATGTGTGAAAAGGGTACATTCAAAAAGGTTTATCGATCTGAAGGCGGACATTGGCGAATTCATGAAGATAATTTTGTTACAACGAAAGAGCAAGACGATAAAGCAAATAGTATTTTAGAACATCTTGATAAGAAAAATCAGAGAGCGGAGGATGTCGATGAATTCAATCTTTAA
- a CDS encoding PIN domain-containing protein, whose translation MKYEIWEIERFICDFIYPILDIYEKLPVNSIVGRYSIETRLRENQPIGKVLMELTSLNHEEAKKLAIHQTGKMKIPLNYYNQEDFHVWAAAIQQNCQYIITTNTRRFPSQIGKIKCLHPAVFYQHIEEYLSQ comes from the coding sequence ATGAAATATGAGATATGGGAAATAGAAAGATTCATATGTGATTTTATATATCCAATACTTGATATTTATGAAAAATTGCCAGTTAACAGTATAGTGGGGAGGTACAGTATTGAAACGAGACTTAGAGAAAATCAACCAATTGGTAAAGTTTTAATGGAATTAACAAGTTTAAATCATGAAGAAGCTAAAAAACTGGCAATACATCAAACGGGGAAAATGAAAATTCCTTTGAATTATTATAATCAGGAAGACTTTCATGTATGGGCTGCAGCTATTCAACAAAATTGTCAATATATCATAACAACAAATACACGAAGATTTCCCTCCCAAATCGGAAAAATAAAATGTCTTCATCCAGCAGTCTTTTATCAACATATAGAAGAGTATTTAAGCCAGTAA
- a CDS encoding ATP-binding protein, which yields MFSFIKNMTIRKRIVFIFLILSTFLIFLFISVFAYFEIRNAQDTYKQLSRQTANGLAFMPALEEAIIDGNQEELQGIIDRVRLQAENPVVTVVTREGEYIVHPNEREIGVMEETDQFAQTLLYGSYVTENREGTLGPAIMTIAPIYEEVDINGGERVIGAVTVEYLEESIRATIITKLTRLSVVAFIGIALCIGGALFLARSIQEDTLGIEPAVIADMFREREAMLNAVKEGIIVIDDNQSISMINPSAKTLLNASSDMQESIKKLGLPETIHSGKASYDEEKTYHGKTFITNRIPLYENKQIVGAICSFRDKTDIKQLQETVTQMEGYADSLRAQKHEFKNKMYVLMGLIQLEQYEEAVKIIQEETTDKRQAFPMFENVKDPGAQAILLGKMAKAAEKKIELVIDEASHLDKTKISATDMAIMLGNLLDNAIDAVIDSKQKRITVMITDVGNEIVMDIEDTGSGITKEQTEQIFTRGYSSKGEYRGYGLFHVYETVKKYRGEMEITSPADGGTVFSLYFPKEGVKK from the coding sequence ATGTTTTCATTTATTAAAAATATGACCATTCGGAAGCGGATTGTGTTCATATTTCTGATTTTATCTACTTTTCTTATTTTCTTATTTATCTCTGTATTTGCATATTTTGAGATTCGAAATGCACAGGATACATACAAACAGTTGTCGAGACAGACTGCTAATGGTTTAGCATTTATGCCTGCTTTAGAAGAAGCCATTATCGATGGGAATCAGGAGGAATTACAAGGAATTATTGACCGTGTACGGTTGCAGGCGGAAAATCCTGTTGTGACCGTTGTGACACGAGAGGGAGAATACATTGTTCATCCGAACGAGCGTGAAATTGGCGTGATGGAAGAGACAGATCAATTTGCACAAACGTTGTTATATGGATCTTATGTAACAGAAAACAGGGAAGGGACACTTGGTCCTGCTATTATGACCATTGCACCAATCTATGAAGAAGTAGATATAAACGGTGGCGAAAGAGTTATTGGTGCGGTGACAGTCGAGTATCTGGAAGAATCAATTCGTGCAACCATTATAACGAAGCTTACCAGATTATCTGTTGTGGCATTTATCGGTATCGCATTATGCATCGGCGGAGCGTTGTTTTTAGCAAGAAGCATTCAAGAGGATACGCTGGGTATAGAACCGGCAGTTATTGCTGACATGTTTCGTGAGCGGGAGGCTATGCTGAATGCAGTAAAAGAAGGCATTATCGTGATTGATGATAATCAGTCTATTTCGATGATCAACCCCTCTGCGAAGACTTTGCTGAATGCATCATCAGATATGCAGGAATCGATTAAAAAACTTGGTTTGCCGGAAACGATTCATTCTGGAAAGGCAAGCTATGATGAAGAGAAAACCTATCATGGGAAAACGTTTATTACCAACCGTATTCCCTTGTATGAGAATAAACAGATTGTTGGGGCCATTTGCAGTTTTCGTGATAAAACAGATATAAAGCAGCTTCAGGAAACAGTGACGCAGATGGAAGGATATGCGGATAGTCTCCGTGCGCAAAAGCATGAGTTCAAAAACAAAATGTATGTTTTGATGGGGTTAATACAGCTTGAGCAATACGAAGAGGCTGTGAAAATTATACAGGAGGAAACAACAGATAAAAGACAGGCTTTTCCCATGTTTGAAAATGTGAAAGATCCAGGAGCGCAAGCCATCTTGTTAGGAAAAATGGCAAAAGCTGCGGAGAAGAAAATCGAACTGGTGATAGATGAAGCAAGCCATCTGGATAAAACGAAAATATCAGCAACAGACATGGCAATTATGCTGGGGAATTTACTCGATAACGCTATTGATGCGGTAATAGATTCAAAGCAAAAACGAATAACTGTCATGATTACAGATGTCGGTAATGAAATCGTGATGGACATAGAAGATACTGGATCTGGTATTACCAAGGAACAAACAGAACAAATTTTTACCAGAGGTTATTCAAGCAAGGGAGAATATCGAGGCTATGGACTGTTTCATGTCTATGAAACAGTGAAAAAATATCGTGGAGAAATGGAAATTACGTCACCTGCGGATGGTGGAACCGTATTTTCACTTTATTTTCCTAAGGAAGGAGTGAAAAAATGA
- a CDS encoding response regulator, which yields MNIVIAEDDYRVALLHEKYLQAISEITVVGRALNGKELKELVENESVDLVILDIYFPDTLGTELLSYLRIHYPELDIIVVSASTDRRHLQLAKRYGVYQYLIKPVTVDDFTDTIKKYIKDRQWFAEDGEFTTSEASYILTGENGRRTENKGTNPPPLPTGIDSITLEKVKAALTEHHEGVTIDNMCQLVGISRTTARRYLEHIVSNEEATTILNYGVIGRPERRYILQQKTS from the coding sequence ATGAATATTGTCATTGCAGAAGATGATTATCGGGTAGCTCTGTTGCATGAAAAGTATTTACAGGCTATTTCAGAAATAACGGTTGTCGGCAGAGCATTAAATGGAAAAGAATTAAAAGAGCTGGTAGAAAATGAATCTGTTGACCTCGTCATACTTGATATTTATTTTCCGGATACATTAGGAACGGAACTGCTCAGCTATCTTCGAATCCATTACCCGGAGTTGGATATTATTGTTGTTTCAGCTTCTACAGATAGACGGCATTTGCAGCTGGCAAAACGTTATGGTGTGTATCAGTACTTAATTAAACCAGTTACGGTGGATGATTTTACAGATACAATAAAAAAATATATCAAAGATCGACAGTGGTTTGCAGAAGATGGAGAATTTACAACAAGCGAGGCCAGTTATATATTGACTGGAGAAAACGGTAGAAGAACAGAGAACAAAGGAACGAATCCGCCGCCTTTACCGACGGGAATTGATTCGATTACTTTAGAAAAAGTAAAAGCTGCTTTAACAGAACATCATGAAGGCGTCACCATTGATAATATGTGCCAGCTGGTCGGCATTTCAAGAACAACAGCCCGACGGTATCTGGAACATATTGTATCGAATGAAGAAGCCACAACCATTTTAAATTATGGCGTTATTGGCCGACCGGAAAGAAGATATATTTTACAGCAAAAAACATCCTGA
- a CDS encoding tripartite tricarboxylate transporter substrate binding protein, which produces MKRLCLLFIGCILLAGCSGDTSEEKETFPEKNIEIISPASPGGGWDMTARSAQRAMNADGTVEEDITVVNKPGGGGEVGWQYLMQQDAHFAALNSSLLMTGPLLGQTELTYEDFTPLAMLSTEWLAVGVREDLGFDSGTELLDQLKEDPKSLVIGVSPSLGSGNHLAFVQAAIEYGIDPTELQFLVYSSGGDIMNALLGGHIDVTSNSLSEMTEQYAAGELDVLAVTSPERLDEFPDIPTWKEQGIDMEFPHWRGIMGPPGMSEEEIDAWDLYLSEMVETEEWQTDLENNNLDEFYMDSEETMEFLEEQNAFFEEIVEDSGLKP; this is translated from the coding sequence ATGAAGCGTTTATGCTTGTTATTTATTGGTTGTATACTCTTGGCAGGATGTTCAGGAGATACAAGCGAGGAGAAAGAGACGTTCCCTGAAAAAAATATAGAAATTATTTCTCCGGCAAGTCCAGGTGGAGGATGGGATATGACAGCTCGTTCTGCACAGCGTGCGATGAATGCAGATGGAACGGTAGAAGAAGATATTACGGTTGTGAACAAGCCTGGTGGTGGCGGCGAAGTGGGCTGGCAGTATTTGATGCAGCAGGATGCGCATTTTGCGGCATTAAATTCCAGTCTATTAATGACAGGCCCATTACTTGGACAGACTGAATTAACCTATGAAGATTTTACCCCATTAGCAATGTTATCTACAGAGTGGTTGGCAGTTGGAGTTAGAGAAGATTTAGGATTTGACAGCGGAACAGAGTTATTGGATCAGTTAAAGGAAGATCCAAAGTCGTTGGTTATCGGAGTCAGCCCGTCCTTAGGAAGTGGAAATCATCTTGCCTTTGTCCAAGCTGCGATTGAATATGGTATTGATCCGACAGAGTTACAGTTTCTCGTATATAGCAGTGGGGGAGATATTATGAATGCATTACTAGGCGGACATATTGATGTTACGAGTAACTCCCTATCGGAAATGACGGAACAATATGCGGCAGGAGAATTAGATGTTTTAGCTGTCACATCTCCTGAAAGACTAGACGAATTTCCGGATATTCCAACATGGAAAGAACAGGGCATCGATATGGAATTTCCACATTGGCGTGGAATCATGGGACCTCCGGGGATGAGTGAAGAAGAAATTGACGCTTGGGACCTTTATTTAAGTGAAATGGTAGAAACAGAAGAGTGGCAAACAGATTTAGAGAATAATAATTTGGATGAATTTTATATGGATAGTGAAGAAACCATGGAATTTTTAGAAGAGCAGAACGCCTTTTTTGAAGAAATAGTAGAGGATTCTGGCTTAAAGCCATAG
- a CDS encoding tripartite tricarboxylate transporter TctB family protein yields MMQVTIRYAMPLMFIIGSVIYGTMIIQLDPATLGNPNGPKFFPLFVCAGLLVFSIADLVNVRKQIYAKNKDLEQIAQLKSFKLIGMIIGICVVYALIFEIVGYLIATLLFMAALMFYLNGMKKWRLNVIVTLVVSVATWYSFTELLQISLP; encoded by the coding sequence ATGATGCAGGTAACAATACGATACGCTATGCCGTTGATGTTCATTATTGGCAGCGTTATATATGGCACAATGATTATCCAATTGGATCCAGCAACATTAGGAAATCCAAACGGGCCAAAGTTCTTTCCTTTATTTGTTTGTGCTGGTTTATTGGTATTTTCGATTGCTGACTTAGTTAATGTACGGAAACAAATATATGCAAAGAATAAAGATTTGGAGCAGATAGCTCAGCTGAAATCATTTAAATTAATTGGAATGATTATCGGAATTTGTGTGGTGTATGCGCTTATTTTTGAGATAGTAGGATATTTGATAGCAACATTATTATTTATGGCAGCGCTTATGTTTTATTTAAACGGGATGAAGAAATGGCGTTTGAATGTAATTGTAACACTGGTTGTTTCCGTTGCGACCTGGTATAGCTTCACAGAGCTGTTACAAATAAGTTTACCTTAA
- a CDS encoding tripartite tricarboxylate transporter permease, producing the protein MDVSIILDGLWTALQPVNLLWLLLGAVLGTIVGILPGLGAATGVAVLIPLTFGMEPVSALILMAAIYYGALFGGSRSSILINTPGDGSSIAATFDGYPMTKKGMAGQAMSIAAMASLIGGIMAIFGFIFLAIPLANFALNFGPAEFLLLFLFALSAVVTLSQGNIIKGFLTMFLGLGISTIGVDLQSGVHRFTFGVPHLTDGIDFIVIIIGIYAMGEVLYNLLKPKHAETSNGQNIGSKWFTKDQWKRSLAPIIRSGPIGFFLGVLPGSGGTIASLLSYSTEKQISKNKDEFGKGAVEGLVAPESANSASAVGSLIPMLTMGIPGSGTTAVMLGALVMIGITPGPLLFENSPDTIWTLINSMFIGNLILVVINILMVGMLVKILKTPPNVLYPIVLILSFLGAYTLGYSTIDFYILLIAGVVGLFMRILNYPVVPLILALIVGGDMEQNFQRAMVVYDSPMDILFASPIAIVLAILTVLSLCYPLITKLLRKRKAAK; encoded by the coding sequence ATGGATGTAAGTATTATTTTAGATGGATTGTGGACTGCGCTCCAGCCTGTTAATTTGTTATGGCTTTTGCTTGGGGCAGTACTGGGTACGATTGTTGGTATTTTGCCGGGGCTCGGAGCAGCAACGGGAGTCGCGGTGCTTATTCCGTTAACGTTTGGGATGGAGCCGGTTAGTGCGCTTATTTTAATGGCAGCTATTTATTATGGAGCTTTATTTGGAGGTTCACGTAGTTCCATTTTGATTAATACACCGGGAGACGGTTCCTCGATTGCAGCTACGTTTGACGGTTATCCGATGACGAAGAAAGGTATGGCAGGACAAGCGATGTCTATTGCTGCAATGGCTTCTTTGATCGGTGGCATCATGGCCATATTTGGATTTATCTTCTTAGCGATTCCACTTGCTAATTTTGCGTTGAATTTTGGACCGGCAGAGTTCTTACTACTCTTTTTATTTGCTTTATCTGCGGTGGTTACCTTATCGCAAGGAAATATTATTAAAGGGTTTTTAACCATGTTTTTAGGGCTGGGTATCAGTACCATCGGGGTAGATTTGCAGTCCGGCGTGCATCGTTTTACATTTGGGGTGCCGCATTTAACGGATGGAATTGATTTTATTGTGATTATTATTGGTATCTATGCGATGGGAGAAGTGCTTTATAATTTACTAAAGCCGAAACACGCAGAAACGTCAAATGGACAGAATATCGGGAGCAAATGGTTTACAAAGGACCAGTGGAAACGGTCACTTGCTCCGATTATCCGAAGCGGTCCGATTGGCTTCTTTTTAGGCGTACTACCTGGGTCAGGAGGAACGATTGCTTCTTTGTTGTCCTATAGTACAGAAAAACAGATATCCAAAAATAAAGATGAATTTGGTAAAGGCGCTGTGGAAGGACTGGTTGCTCCGGAATCCGCAAATAGTGCATCTGCCGTCGGCTCGCTGATTCCAATGCTGACCATGGGAATACCGGGTTCAGGGACTACAGCAGTGATGCTTGGGGCGCTTGTGATGATTGGAATTACTCCAGGTCCATTATTATTTGAAAATAGTCCGGATACGATCTGGACACTGATCAACAGTATGTTTATCGGGAATTTGATTTTGGTGGTTATTAATATCTTAATGGTTGGTATGCTTGTGAAAATATTAAAAACACCGCCTAATGTGCTGTATCCGATTGTCCTTATCCTCTCCTTTTTAGGAGCATATACGCTGGGCTATAGTACAATTGATTTTTATATTTTACTGATTGCCGGCGTAGTTGGATTATTTATGCGTATCCTTAATTATCCTGTCGTCCCATTAATTCTTGCATTAATTGTAGGAGGAGACATGGAGCAGAATTTCCAGAGAGCAATGGTTGTTTATGATTCTCCTATGGACATTTTATTTGCTTCTCCGATTGCAATTGTCTTGGCGATATTAACGGTGCTATCCTTATGTTATCCATTGATTACGAAGTTGTTAAGGAAGCGAAAGGCAGCGAAATAA